The sequence ACGTACCCAGCCGTTCAGCCAGCACCGTCGCCATGTGCGCGTAAGTGAAGTCGTTGGGAATCAGCAGGCCCGCCAGCAACAGCACGACCGAGATAATTCCGCCCAGCACCACCGCCACCCAGATGCCCAGTCGCATGTCGGCCAGTGATTGATTAGGCGATATGCTGGAGCCGAAAAAGAGATTGTAGGGCACGATGGTCGTGCCGATCAGCCCGTTGATGAGCAGCAATGAACCGCTGGGCATGGTCGGCACCACCAGCGCTTTGGTCAGGGCAAGGGGTGTGACGGGCGTACCAAACGCGACGTACACGAAAGCCCCGCCCATCGCGAACACGACCAGCCCCAGCATGTTGGCCAGCCCCTGCGTGGAGCCAATCCACAACAAGGCCGCGCAGCCAATGCCAACCACGACGGTCAGCGTGGGGGCCGGTAGCCCCGTCAGCAGCGATAGCCCGGCCACCGCGCCCAAGATGTTACCCGCCTGATAGGCCGCACAACCGAGGAAGATAGCCCCGAACAGGGCCCAGGCCACCCGCCGCCCCGTCGGTTCCGAATAACTTTGCCGGATCACCTGCCCCAGGTCGCGGCCCGTGGTGAGCGTGATGCGTGAGGCCGCCTCCTGCAACCAGACGGTTCCCAGCGTAGCGAAGGTCAGCACCCAGAGCAAATCCA comes from Fibrella aestuarina BUZ 2 and encodes:
- a CDS encoding NRAMP family divalent metal transporter; the encoded protein is MKAISLRAGLGSILFWSVISAAFIGPGSVTACAIAGSRYGLDLLWVLTFATLGTVWLQEAASRITLTTGRDLGQVIRQSYSEPTGRRVAWALFGAIFLGCAAYQAGNILGAVAGLSLLTGLPAPTLTVVVGIGCAALLWIGSTQGLANMLGLVVFAMGGAFVYVAFGTPVTPLALTKALVVPTMPSGSLLLINGLIGTTIVPYNLFFGSSISPNQSLADMRLGIWVAVVLGGIISVVLLLAGLLIPNDFTYAHMATVLAERLGTWAGTLFAFGLFAAGFASSLTAPLAAAITATSLLNVPRNSPTFRLIWALVLATGIGFGLANATPIPVIVAVQAINGILLPFVTVFLFRAVNDRALLGEHVNSLSQNLAMGLVVLVTAVLGGWNIWLAIAS